The stretch of DNA catacagacatacccaCATATATAGAAATAAtccctgagtgtacaaaacattaggaacacctgctctttccatgacatagactgaccaggtgaatccaggtgaaagctatgatcccttattgaatacacctgttaaatccacttacaatccactgcccctgaacaggcagttaacccactgttcctaggccgtcattgaaaataagaatttgttcttaactgacttgcctggttaaataaaggtaaaaaaattaatttaaaaaagataaaggggaggagacaagttaaacaAGGTTTGttaagcctggagacaattgagacatggattatgtatttgtgctattcagagggtgaatgggcaagacaaaagatttaagtgcctttgaacagggtatggtagtaggtgccaggcacactggtttgtgtgtcaagaactgcaatactGCTGGGTATTTCATGCTCAACAATTTCCCCTTGTGTATCAAGattggtccatcacccaaaggacacctagccaacttgacacaactgtgggaagcagtggagtcaacatgggccagcattcctgtggaacgcttttgacaccttgcgcatagaggctgttctgagggcaaaaggggttccaactcaatatcAGGAAAGTGTTCGTAATGCTTTGTATACTCAGCTTAGTGATATACACACATAGAAACAAGCAAACAGAAAACATACAAACAGAAAACAGAGCCATTAACTCTGATATAGTAGCAAACTACTCCTAGTGGTATTATGAGGATGTATATGACATCATGGTATCAATACATACCTGGAGTCATTGTAGCTGTACCATTCCCCAAGGGCTGGGTTCCTGCAGTAGGCTGTGTAGTGGCCACCCAGCGTATTCCCAGAGTGGTTGGACACGGCATAGAGATTATACACTGTATtcactacacacagagagagagagagagagagagagagacagagagagagatagagagacaaagaTGAGTGTTATGTCATTGACATCACCAATGCATTCAGTTTCAACAGTCCCCTAACATCATTGAAAAACAATGTCTGTTTTAAGCCTGGTTTATAAAGAGGATGGGTTATCTAGACTGTACACAAAGCAAGGCTGGGCTCCTGTATAAAGATATAGTATACTGTATGCAGTCCACAGAGCAAGGCTCAAACATCAACCATCAGACCCAGGCCTAATAGGCTCATTGCATATGTCATCCATATAACCAGACTGCCAGGCTTTATGTAGCCCATATGTCCATGACATGTAGCAGGAGCCCACAAAGCAAGTCAGTTCAACTGggcggtagtgtgtgtgtgcgtcctgaGTTCAATGAAGCCAGATGATCCAGTCAGTACTTATATCAGGCCAGTCAATAAACGTCATATCTGTACAAGACTTTTCAGAAATGGCCCTGAAAGCACTTCTAAAAAGAAAACCAATATAATATCAAAGTAGCAGGAGACAGAGTGCTTgtttgttgagtgtgtgtgtgtactacttaCTGCTGTTCTCAGAGCAAAATTCTCTCATGTCCAGCTCTTTAAGGGGGAAGTTGACGTAGGTGGAGAGCTTACTAGTTCGAACACGGTTCTCTGAGAAGCGCTTGAGGTCTGGGACAGGGGCTCGGTCAAGGACAAGCACATGGACAGCTGAAGCATAGAGCTACTGAATGCATAGTGGCATAAATGGCTATTGATAGCATAGTAGTATAGCTATTGATAGCATAGATATTGATAGCATAGTAGCATAGCTATTGATAGCATAGTACCATATCTAGATATTGATATATATTGATAGCGTTGTAGCATTGCTATAATGCAATTCTCTACCTGGCTTTCATAGGGCAGCTGACTACATAGGTTAACCCCAGAAGCCAGAACCATAAACTTTTAATACACTTTTTGAAATATATAACATTTCAACGACTTTGGCTCCAAAGTTCCTTGAAAATGACAGTTCATTCTAGCTATGTATCTGGTTGTAGTGTTATTGCTACTCTTCTACTACTATAAGATTATACAACAACAACTATTACTAAAACTATTACCACAACAAATATTACTATTAGTAAAACTATTACTACTAGATTGGAAGTAACTTAATTGTTGGGGGAACCAATGATGGGGACACTAATATGAAGTAATAGAAAGGATACGAAGCACAAGGATTTGAGGGAACTTCTGGATGGTGAACTTCTTAGTGCATTTCCGCCTGGTTTTACACCTGTAGCATGTCTGGAGGAGGATGTATTTGGAAATTAACTTAGAAAGAATTTGAAACATTAAAATACACTGACTCAAATACACACCCATGAGTTTAAACCAGTTAtttgaaaatagtatttgaaaattCTCTTAAATACAATTTGGTCGCCTATTTGGTTTTTAAAAATAAGCATTCAAATACTCAAATAAAATCACTTGTTGGGCTGTgcatttgaaaatactcaaatgcACAGGAAAATGATTTTTAATACCAAACACTcaaataacagacagacacagacacacaccatagcAATAGTCCCTTACCGGTTTCTCATCTCCATCCAGTACGTCTTCTTTAGTGAAGAGTCGCATGCAGTCTGTCAGACTCACCTCCCCTGAACCTTTCTGTGGACACAAACACCCTCAGTTAGGCACagatttcactgtgtgtgtgtgcctgcatgtgagtgtgcgtgtgagtgtgtacaCTGACCTTAGCGATGGGTAGTGACAAGTCCCAGAATGGATCGAACACAGTGGAGCAGTAACCACACTCACTGCAGGTCAGAGAGCTCTTCAGCTGGCCCACAAACAGATCTATACAGAGAAACAGATACACTATTACACACAATGAAAATCACACTTGTAATATACACACTTGTTCTCAGTCACTCAGACACTTACCAACCACtttgctgtcctctctctctagatatttGTTCCACATTCTCTTCCCTTTCTCATTGTCACTGTGGAGGAGACAAACACAGATCCCACATCAGTTTACATTCAAACAAGCTCCTCTAGAACAGACACACTCCTCTCCAATACAGATCCCAGGGGACTTTAATCTAAGGTACGAAGGTCttgttaaaaaaacaacaactataaAACATGACTCATTACAAAGGCAGTTAACAGCCTGAATATCATGAGGCATGTCTAGGCATGTCTAATCCTAGGAGAACATGTCAAGGTCGTGTTCATGAGGCACCAAGCAGAAGAAAACAGACTAAGAAATGCTAATTGTCATTTTCTGTTTCAAAACGATTCAAACTAATTAACATGCTCCTGGGTTGGTGTTACGGGAGGTGAGACTTACGGCAAGTGGTCAATGTCCTCGGATGGGAGCCTGGGCCGCACTGTGACCCTGTTGACCTCGTTGTGGAGGCCGTCCAATAGGAAATGCAAGAACTCCTGAGCATCCTGctgactggaggagagagagagagagagagagagagatggggggagagagagagaaagagagatgtttaCTTTCAAAAGCTTATTATTTCAACCACAGCCACAAAATGAGAAATGAATATAAAAGATGTGTCTACATTAATGccttatggagagagagagcgagagagaggggtgagaaagTACGATGACATTTTTAATAGTTAAGAAAGTTCACATTAAATGAACTCGCTTTCTCCCAGCACACTTAtggccatagaaatagaattactagaTCAGACCACAGCCTTTTTCTGAATAGACTTACTTGTATCCCACAAATTTGGGCGCATATCTCTGGATCTGGGTCTTGAAGTCTGAGGGACTGATTGCCTCGCTGCTGACTGACGTCCATAGGGTCTGAGTGAGTTTGGCAAACTCTgttagagaaagacagagggatagagagagagagagagagagagagagagagagagagagagagaggaaagaaaatgAGACCACTTTTAGTCATTGTACTGTTAAGCAGAGGTCACATTGCAGGGGAGAGGAGCCATGTGAAGAATATCAATCAGGTAGTAGACagaactactgttactgttcaccATCTCCAAACCCTGTCTGGGGAtcagtgcgtgtgtgtttgtgtgtgtacatgcacagAATAGCTCCTATATGTTTCAAATCAACTTAAGACACAATTTGTGTACGTTTTAAGCATACAGGTTGTTACGAATTAGAGGTCAGTATTATAGTGACCCTTAGGTGGTTCTGTAAATATGTTGATGATTATTATGTTGCATAAACATGATTAGTGCTTTTTTTACACCATTTTGTCCTTTTCTTTTTTTCCGCACTGGTCCACTGTCAAATTTTCCAGAATTGGTCAGCTGGTAACATCCTTCTAATGTCATTCTAATAATGCATTATACCTGCAGGCTTAAGTAAAGTGCAACCAGTTGGAGCAGTAGTGTCTTACCCTCCATGAGAGCAGCCTTGGCTCTGCAGTTGTTGTTGAGTTCGGTGCGGTGTGTGTTCCTCAGACAGTAGTCCCTCAGGTCAGGAGTGTTGCTCAGACACTGCAGGATCGAGTTCATGAAACACTACACCAGAAAATAGTAggtgagagaagggggagacagagagagagaaaaaggagagaataTTTATTAAGACTAGAAGTGCACACTTTTCAGTGACAGGGATAGATATTCCAAAGAGTGGACATCAGATCTGCTACAAACCAGACATAAGCACAGTGTAAAAACAGACTTGTGTTAGTGGCGGATGTAATGGTTTACTCACTGTGTTGCCGAGGTTTCTCAGTCCCACTAGGCCTTGAGGACTCTTGGAGTTCTGTTGAGACAAAGACAGGGAGACACAGGTTAGAGCAAGGCAGAAATCCCTCTTCACTCAGTCCCTGATACATGTCAACTTAAAGGGACACAGGACCAAACACATACCATTGTATTGCCTGCGCTACAGATGGCTATatcggtccactaatacaggactggtAAAGgaccagtgcactactttagagaaAAATAATatgttcaacaacaacaacaaaaaattgccATGCTACAGACTGCAATttctttttaaataaatgttattattaatatatatttttttattccccctttttcagggggtgctgcagcaccctcagcacccctccTTCCCATGGCTCTGGTTGGATGTTCACTGGAGTGGTGTGACCTTGTCTGAAGGGTTTTTGATGGTCAGAGTGTATCATTGCCTTAAGGTCAGAGTACACACGTGGTAGCTACGTCATGAGTGGTGTGCTTTGTGTCGTTGTGAGACGTTGGGTGAGGGACACTGCTTGTCATGACCAAAACACAAATAACCACCATCTGTGGCTCAACAACTGAAAGAACAAAACCTGACCTATCAGGCCTGCATTAGAACCAGGGCAAAGATAAATTATATCCTGATCTCTTCCATATTGCTATTGTTGTTCAGGACAGATACTAATAGCAATACTATGGTAATACTATGGTATTGTTTGTCATATTTTATCATCTCAACAAATGCCATTTAGTGTGGTTTTCATTATCGGACTCCCATATTTTTTCCAACACACATTCAAGGAAGGGAATGTGAGCAAAACCGAACCTCATTTACCACAATTTGTTGGTGACCTCTAAAACATAATTTTGACACACAAATGTATCATATTTTCTTAATATTTTATATCAGTCCTTATATAACTAAGCCTATCTTCCATTATAAGTAAATTAAGCAGTCATAACATAAATTAATGTATCATTTTTTAATTTATTGTTTAAAAAGTCTATGCAAATTCCAATGCAACTCAACAGGCTGGTTAAGATATTTCCGATGCATTATATATCAAAGTTTAAGTCACGCGAACATAAATTATTCATTTATGGACTACACTGTGGCCAAATACATATATTCTGCAACAAAAAAATGCAGCTATTTTTTTCTTGGTGTTAAAGGGATAATGTGTTCATTTAGTATTGAATACTGGTTTAAACCAGTGCAGGGTTAAGCAGGTTTAATGGATAATACTGCTTTTCCAAGCTTACTGCTACATGTAACCTACTCTATACAGTGTCCCTGTAATACACGTTGCTGTACAGGGACATTTCTGGGGAACGGAAAGTCTTGGAAGTTACATATTAATATTACACATGCATCTAGTGTTCTATGTAGGCTAGTCCAGATTAGGGTGGGGGGTTTGGTGACAGTGTAACATGTGGGGAGGGAAGCCACGCATCGGTACTGTACATCTGCTGACGAATGAAACACCTAAACTGGTATACGGCAGCACCCACCTGACGCCACAGCTGACAGGACTGGGGTGCTATCACATGTACATgcaggtacaaacacacacacaatagtcaAGCACACACAGGCCTAaaagcaggtacacacacacacacatacacacacacacacacacccacacacacacagatagtcaAGCAAGCACAAACAGTCAGGCACATACAGGCCTAAAACAAACGTCCACACATGCCATAGACATGCACACTGTGAATTAAGTCTGAGACATGAGTCAGTGACTATTCCGTCCCAGACCAAACCactccacatactgtacagtacatagcaCCACAATGCCACTTCTCACAACCAGACAGGTACCAAATGCCTCATACTTCTCATAGTTCACTTTCCATTGTCAGCGCAGTGTAGGCCTTGTCTCTAGAGGTCAAACTCTCATTGAGCTGGAGTGTGAGTACTGAGTAGAGACTGCGCTGCTGCACATGGCCAATCAGAGGGTGTGTCTGGGTTCACACTGCATTGTTAGCTCTGAAACAGAGCATATGGCTTGAGCAGCATGCACAGGCCAGTTCCTCACAACCTGGGTACAAATAGCACCGGAGCCAGGACACTGGGACACTAGTACAGTGATTACTGAGGAAAGGCCTGTGGAGAATGGGCTCTGTCGGCATGTGGCTCACTCGGGACATGGAGGTGGGTCCAACAATAAGGGCCCTGATTGGCTGACGGCCAATGGAGGAAGTAATTCCATTGGGGAGGAAGTCATTCCATTGGTTGGCACAGATTGAAAGTATGAGAGCGGGGAGAACATTGTGTTCCAGCCTTACTGTGCAGGACTGGTCACAGGCAAACAACTTGTGACtgggacacacatgcacacatccaaacacacctCGCTTCATACTGTAGCACAACCCAGCAGACACACTGTAGGCTGACTGTACAGCTCATACCAATGAGACCAAAACTGTGGTGGATAAAGCAGTGATAATGTATTACAACCATTGATGTTGTTGAAGCGGTGATAATGTTGTGTTACCGTTATTCAATGGTTATCGGTGACAGTCCTGACTGAGGAACATTCTGCTCTCCCGGTAAAGGACTTCCATATATTTAGGCCCTCGGCCCATTCTGAGAATCCATGTGCCCTATCACCCACAGCGTACTGTACATCAGATAAGGTGAGACTTTCCTGGCGATAAAAGCTGATATTCCTTATCTTGGTGTTCGCTCAAACATCATTACACAATGTCACGCCCTAATTGTTAGTGTGACACAGGGCAAATAGTGCTAACAGTGTTCTTAATGTGTGTTGCGGTTATGCAACAATCAACAAATCAGGCTATCTTCGCCCACAAGTGCTGACAGGGCTTTCCTCTATCAACCAGGGAACATTGTGATGTAAAACACTGCTCTTTATCAAGTGTATACTTTCAAGGACAAGCCGTCACTGAGGGCAATGATTATGAATGGTGGTTTGTTTGGTGTTTCATTATGAGGTTTTGTGTTGACAACTTGCCTGATAGAAGGAATGCTAAACAGGCAGCTATAAAGCACTGTGAGCCTTTGGTTTGTCCACTAGAGGCCATCCTGTCATTTACTCAGGGTTCATGTAAGGATTCCTGGGCCCATATTCTTAAAACGTATCAcagttgatctaggatcaggtccatgtAATCTAATTCATTATGATCTTAAAGTcaaaaactgatcctaaatcagcaatTTTTCTCTCAGACGCTTAATAAATACAACCGCTGATGTTGATCTCCTGCCTGCTTATGCTGTGCCATATTATACAGGCCTTACCATttataatacatttacatttaggcctagatatatttaaatatatatattttttcaataacAATTTCAGTGTTGTTTAGATAGgcagtgctacatcagatgatgTTTTTTCTTTAGGCCTAATTATTCTCTCTACAATAGACTATAGTCTGCATGTCACATTGGAGGTAAAGGCACATATGAATCAGTATCCTCACAAATGTCCTGTACTGTAAAGCGTGGCCTACATTCAGGGCCAGAAAAGAACAGCTGGAGGTACGCCTAAATTATATGCATTATGGCCAGCAGTGCACACACTCCTCAGGGTAGAGAACGCTCATAGCAAAACTGCTGAAAGCCGGATTACGTAACCAAATCAACTGTGCGAGGTTACAGTACGAGTACCGTGACAAACAGGCAGCTGGCTTGAGCGCTCCGCGGTTTTCAAATGCCGGATGCCTTGAACACAATGTGAAAACTTTTCCTATTGGATTGAAACGATTCCTGTACCGTCATACCCTATTTAGATCCACCTTAGTAAACAAAGCAACAACATAAATTACCTGAGCCTAAATTGGCCTGAGTATGGTTACATCATTCCACCACACATATtgtaattatattatattatcacGGGTGTCGAAATCATTTGTAGGCCTGCCTATTCAACCTACAGGTGCATCACTTAAAATGACTTGCCTTTAGCTTTGGAAAATCAATAACTATTAACGCCACGGAACCGACAAGATTCCAAGTTCCAACATGGAAGGAACAGTTTAAAAATCCTCAATCTCTAAAAGCAATTTCATAACACATTTAATCTGTTGCTCACAGATTATAAATGGCATTATTATGTAAGTACATTTAGCTGCCAACATTATCCTTTACTGGGCTTATTTTGGGGTGGGAATGTCTCCTGTAACTAAAACAAATCTATCCAAGTTATTGTCAATATCAAATCGGCCCATAATTGACTAAATCGACTGACAGTGTGATCGATTTGGCGTGCCCATACAATTTACCGCATGGGCACTCCACATCTGTAATGCATGGACCACCTGAATATCCCTTTGCTTGCAGACCGAATAGGCGCACTCACCTTGGCTTGATTGATAAGCAGACCCACAAATGTGGACATCAACAATGACCGCGACATTGGAGGACTCTTCCTGCGCAGGTCCGTCTTTAGGAAGGGGAAAGTGGATGCCGGTGACTCCTCGGGCACCGTCACGGTGTAAGACTGTCGCAGACTAGGCATGATGGCGGTGTAGCGGCGGTGTAATAGCAGACTACAGGCCTACAATCAATTTGCGGTGGCGATGGTTAAAAGTTGTTTACTGTGACTGAAACAGTAGTCCTTGCGTGACGTTGTTGATCTCCCccctatttttttatatatttttttctgattGAGATGACAAGGTTTTCAATTCGAATCCCTTGAAACACATAATTAGACATAAAACAGGCTCTGGTGATAAATCGTTGCGATGTgcagtaaaaacaacaacaatatagCAGACACCTTGTTCACTAGAATAACAGACCCGCAACTCAATCTGGAATATCACTCACTGCCTGCCGACTGAGACCGATTCGTTTTTATGTGATTCCACCTCTCCAAGTGTGGGTTGAAGAATAATCGAGTCGGTGTGCACTTTCGTTTTACTACAATGTGCACACGCCCCCTCAGACTCTCTAGACGTCACGAAGTGTCTCATGCTTGTTGAGAGCAGTGGTTGAGAGAGACGTCAAACTGCAGAGGACAAGACCTTCTCAACATTCACAGAGGACGATGATGAAatgggagagggggtggggggaagaaggaggaggactgagaggagggtaggggacagggtggtggaAATTAAGGTCCATATATGGAAAAGCAcgatctgtctgtgtctgtctgtttctgtaggctatagaacaatctacccatccatccattttAATACTTTGCCATACAGCGTTGGCTTCTTCCATCTTGAGAGGTGAATTTAGCTTGACCACATAATGCCTAATAACAGTGTAATGACCGTATAAGTAAAACCGATATTACATAGTTTGACAACATTATGTCATGCTTATGTCATTAAGTAAATCAAAAGTCAATAACATCCTACGTGTTGTTGCTTGCAAATTTAGCAAGCTAAAGCAACAATTGGTCTAGCCTCAAGCATTGCCATGTGATTCTCTAGAATATTGTGAATGAATGACAAAACTGGgtcacatccaataggaagcaaaTAGcccgaaacagggagggacttaCCTAAATCCGACCAATAAGAAAGCTTGTTTTCATTTTTCGTTGCCAAATGTTTTGGATGGTGAGGCACTATTAAACACTATCCTGGCATATAGTAAGAGCAATGCAACACATTACCCAATCAAACCCTTTCCCTGGATTCATCTTCCTTCAAGTGAAAGACAATTTTATTATGCCAGCAGATTTTAGGCAtaaagatgtaggatcttaatttgatccagtttgctacagcaggaaaataatcctgcagcaacaagaaatgtgaattattaaatggacatttttgtaggggttgatacatttttcggaatggaaaatcaagtctgacatttctaagtggaaattacaaacttctgAAGCCTTTTTAAACAACAAACACATTACAAGTTGAACATTTCCTttaaattaagatcctaaatTTGTACCCGTGTTGTGCTCATTGGGGCACAGCGTAGTAAAAAGTCTTCTTCGTTTGGTGCacaatgaacatgaccctgctcCTTGATGGCCCTGCACACATAGGCTAGTGAACCCATCATCACTCTGAGTTCCCATTCAATATGTACACAGAATCCGACCAGCTAGAGGGGGTGTAAGAAAAAGTAATACATCCACTCTCAAAACACAACAGCCAAAAAACAGAGCACTCTGCCCACCAATCTTAAGCAAAGTTGATATTTTCTTCATGTCATTACATAAGCAGCACGGAACTGCGAATAAGTGCATTCCTCTTGTGAAATGGTATTATATAAGAACTAGGAGAAACTGTGTTTACTAGCAGGCAAGAGGGCAGACGATTACCTATATACACAGTGTTCCAAAGGGGTTCTGCGGCtgaccccataggagaaccctctgTGGCACCTAATTTTCTAAATGTGTACCAAGTGATCTTAGCACCTCTACATAGTTCAGGCCTATGCCATAAACTCCCTCCCTATCAGTGAGGTCTCTGTGTACATCAAAGATGTGTAACACAAAAGTtccaaatggcatcatattccatatatagtgcactacttttaaccaggtcccatagggattagggtgccatttgggacgcaacgaCGCAGTCATGCATGCCTAATAGTCCTTCACTGCCGCGACTGTTCAACCTGTTTGAAGCTTCAAGAAGTTTCAAGAGGCCCCCTGCCAGAGGTGGAAGATCACGACTTTACCAACCAGCTGAGGAAAACATATAGGGTGCGACCGAAATGGTACATAATTCCCTATAAaggcctagtgcactacttttgaccagagtctatGCGGCTAGCTAGGGGTACCTATCGAGCCAGAAGATTTCAACATTTGTCTGGACCTCTGCAGGGGTGATCAGTCCTAGGAATGTAAAATTGCTATTGAGAAAGAAGGTTCAGAACGGCGGCCTAATTCCCTTCACTGATATTTATTGCTGATGCGTTTCGGAGCAAGCTCTTTGTTCAAAGCACTATCAATGATCAATGATCACGAAAACAGAGAAACATTCTACAAGCTATAGCAAATTACTCATACCCTACATTGGGCGCAGATACGTTTTGTTTAGAGTGCTGACAGTCTCCCTTGACACATCTCCAGAAAATATGCTGCATATTatctcagagagaaagaaagagagagagaaagatagaaagatagaaaaagagagcgcaagagagagagagagagagagagagagagagaaagggagggaaggaaggaaacagagagatagcATGGCTTCACCTCTCTGTGTCCAGTGTAATGTCTCCATACTAACAGAATCAGGAGGATAAGCCCTAGACAGTAGACAAACAGTGACGTCACCGCGACCACTGCAGTGACTCAGACTGCTCTGGGGGACCCTAAAATAgctcccaatacacacacacacacacacacagctggcatTTAGTGAACACAGCACAGATGTGCACACAGATAGtcggacacgcacacacagctggTGATTATTGAAGAACACACAGGTGTTTGTAATCATGGCTGGCTGTGGGTTGATTTAATTGTTTGATTTACAGATATAAATAgaacacatttaaaaaatcatgAACGGATAACatacaatttggctacatagGCCTACAAGCATTATTTACAATGGATAGCAAAAACACAATCATCACAAGATTGGCTTCAGATCAAactctacgttgagaccgaagggagcaagggtctttaaatgaaAGATCCAGGCAATGCCGATATAGTGTTCAATGCCGGACATATGACTGTAAAAAGAaaaccaggaaatcagctccaagtgatatTGGAAATCTGCttccaagtattcccacacataatagagagacacttgattgtatacaaatgtaagcaaggtttgacaTTCTTATttcagtcaaatattatatctgtttgggcttcagCACGgttaatttgcagtctacaaattatatgTAATTATGTTCCTGCCtcccgaccatccgctcaagaaaagaAATTGgcccacggctgaatctagttgatgatccctgatatAGAGGGTCTCTCACAGCTACTTTGTTTTCAGGACAGA from Oncorhynchus kisutch isolate 150728-3 linkage group LG28, Okis_V2, whole genome shotgun sequence encodes:
- the LOC109873305 gene encoding ubiquitin carboxyl-terminal hydrolase 2, with the protein product MPSLRQSYTVTVPEESPASTFPFLKTDLRRKSPPMSRSLLMSTFVGLLINQAKNSKSPQGLVGLRNLGNTCFMNSILQCLSNTPDLRDYCLRNTHRTELNNNCRAKAALMEEFAKLTQTLWTSVSSEAISPSDFKTQIQRYAPKFVGYNQQDAQEFLHFLLDGLHNEVNRVTVRPRLPSEDIDHLPDNEKGKRMWNKYLEREDSKVVDLFVGQLKSSLTCSECGYCSTVFDPFWDLSLPIAKKGSGEVSLTDCMRLFTKEDVLDGDEKPTCYRCKTRRKCTKKFTIQKFPQILVLHLKRFSENRVRTSKLSTYVNFPLKELDMREFCSENSMNTVYNLYAVSNHSGNTLGGHYTAYCRNPALGEWYSYNDSRVSSMSSSQVRSSDAYVLFYELASSHSRL